A genomic window from Tachyglossus aculeatus isolate mTacAcu1 chromosome 9, mTacAcu1.pri, whole genome shotgun sequence includes:
- the PDE1A gene encoding calcium/calmodulin-dependent 3',5'-cyclic nucleotide phosphodiesterase 1A isoform X4, translated as MDDCITVKKTHLQRPIFRLRCLVKQLEKGDVNVVDLKKNIEYAASVLEAVYIDETRKLLDTEDELSDIQSDSVPLEVRDWLASTFTRKMGMAKKKTEEKPKFRSIVHAVQAGIFVERMYRRTSNMAGLAYPAAVIVTLKDVDKWSFNVFALNDASGEHSLKFMMYELFTRYDLISRFKIPVSCLISFAEALEVGYSKFKNPYHNLVHAADVTQTVHYILLHTGLMHWLSELEILAMVFAAAIHDYEHTGTTNNFHIQTRSDVAILYNDRSVLENHHVSAAYRLMQEEDMNILTNLSKDDWRELRGLVVEMVLSTDMSGHFHQIKTMRNTLQQPEGVDKGKAMSLVLHAADISHPAKSWDLHHKWTMALMEEFFLQGDKEAELGLPFSPLCDRKSTMVAQSQIGFIDFIVEPTFSLLTDSTERIVVPLIEESCRSESSLGSHSDGGLTVTDAQKKTSGKLTSNEGPSSSNYSLASVDLKGFKNNLVDIIQQNKERWKELALQERVQRPDRKLKKKHRPSPGAKLEDKGFSSDSKSVKEGSDGQSLAGASAPDSAANPVWDLPSGSQPLLRLKWGTIPHPDEENLKEGVRTRSEQTKSPKSDKSSQPASSRKH; from the exons GAAACTCTTGGACACCGAAGATGAGCTTTCCGATATCCAGTCCGATTCAGTCCCGCTGGAAGTCCGAGACTGGCTGGCCTCAACGTTCACAAGGAAAATGGGAATGGCGAAAAAGAAAACTGAGGAGAAGCCAAAGTTCCGAAGCATCGTGCATGCCGTGCAGGCGGGGATTTTTGTGGAAAG GATGTACCGAAGAACTTCCAACATGGCCGGCTTGGCCTACCCAGCAGCTGTGATAGTCACGTTGAAG GACGTTGACAAATGGTCTTTCAACGTGTTTGCCCTTAATGATGCAAGCGGGGAACACAGCCTGAAATTCATGATGTATGAACTCTTCACCAGATATGACCTTATTAGCCGTTTCAAG ATTCCTGTGTCCTGCCTAATTTCATTTGCAGAAGCTCTGGAAGTTGGCTACAGCAAGTTCAAAAATCCATACCACAACCTGGTCCACGCGGCGGATGTCACCCAGACCGTCCATTACATCTTGCTTCACACAGGTCTAATG CACTGGCTCTCCGAACTGGAAATTTTAGCCATGGTCTTTGCAGCTGCTATCCATGATTATGAGCACACGGGAACTACGAACAACTTTCATATCCAGACCCG ATCGGACGTTGCAATTTTGTACAATGATCGTTCTGTTCTTGAGAATCACCACGTAAGCGCCGCATACCGACTCATGCAAGAAGAGGATATGAATATCCTGACGAATTTATCGAAAGATGATTGGAG GGAGCTCCGGGGTCTGGTCGTTGAAATGGTCTTATCTACAGATATGTCTGGCCATTTCCATCAGATAAAAACCATGAGGAACACCTTGCAACAACCAGAGGG GGTAGACAAGGGCAAAGCCATGTCTTTGGTTCTCCATGCAGCGGATATAAGCCATCCAGCAAAATCCTGGGATCTGCATCACAAGTGGACCATGGCCTTGATGGAAGAATTCTTTCTACAG GGAGATAAGGAGGCTGAGTTAGGActcccattttctcctctttGTGATCGCAAGTCTACAATGGTGGCTCAATCGCAAATAG GTTTCATTGACTTCATAGTGGAGCCAACGTTTTCTCTTCTGACCGACTCGACAGAGAGAATCGTTGTTCCTCTCATAGAGGAATCCTGCAGGTCAGAAAGTTCTTTGGGATCCCACAG TGATGGAGGGTTAACTGTCACCGACGCCCAGAAAAAAACAAGTGGAAAACTCACTTCCAACGAAGGCCCATCTTCCTCCAACTATTCCCTTGCATCTGTGGACCTGAAGGGCTTTAAGAACAACTTGGTGGATATCATTCAGCAGAATAAAGAGCGATGGAAAGAGTTGGCCCTGCAAG AACGCGTTCAGAGGCCTGACcggaaactgaaaaaaaaacacagaccATCCCCCGGTGCAAAGTTAGAGGACAAGGGATTCAGTTCAGACAGTAAGAGCGTTAAGGAAGGCAGTGATGGCCAATCCTTAGCGGGAGCATCAGCTCCCGACTCGGCGGCAAATCCAGTTTGGGATCTTCCTTCCGGTAGTCAGCCCCTGCTCCGGCTGAAATGGGGCACGATTCCTCATCCAGATGAGGAAAATCTCAAGGAGGGAGTGCGCACCAGATCAGAGCAGACCAAGAGCCCCAAGAGTGATAAAAGCTCACAGCCGGCTAGCTCGAGGAAACACTGA
- the PDE1A gene encoding calcium/calmodulin-dependent 3',5'-cyclic nucleotide phosphodiesterase 1A isoform X5, with translation MQKEMMSLRLLSLKCSNRLRCLVKQLEKGDVNVVDLKKNIEYAASVLEAVYIDETRKLLDTEDELSDIQSDSVPLEVRDWLASTFTRKMGMAKKKTEEKPKFRSIVHAVQAGIFVERMYRRTSNMAGLAYPAAVIVTLKDVDKWSFNVFALNDASGEHSLKFMMYELFTRYDLISRFKIPVSCLISFAEALEVGYSKFKNPYHNLVHAADVTQTVHYILLHTGLMHWLSELEILAMVFAAAIHDYEHTGTTNNFHIQTRSDVAILYNDRSVLENHHVSAAYRLMQEEDMNILTNLSKDDWRELRGLVVEMVLSTDMSGHFHQIKTMRNTLQQPEGVDKGKAMSLVLHAADISHPAKSWDLHHKWTMALMEEFFLQGDKEAELGLPFSPLCDRKSTMVAQSQIGFIDFIVEPTFSLLTDSTERIVVPLIEESCRSESSLGSHSDGGLTVTDAQKKTSGKLTSNEGPSSSNYSLASVDLKGFKNNLVDIIQQNKERWKELALQERVQRPDRKLKKKHRPSPGAKLEDKGFSSDSKSVKEGSDGQSLAGASAPDSAANPVWDLPSGSQPLLRLKWGTIPHPDEENLKEGVRTRSEQTKSPKSDKSSQPASSRKH, from the exons GAAACTCTTGGACACCGAAGATGAGCTTTCCGATATCCAGTCCGATTCAGTCCCGCTGGAAGTCCGAGACTGGCTGGCCTCAACGTTCACAAGGAAAATGGGAATGGCGAAAAAGAAAACTGAGGAGAAGCCAAAGTTCCGAAGCATCGTGCATGCCGTGCAGGCGGGGATTTTTGTGGAAAG GATGTACCGAAGAACTTCCAACATGGCCGGCTTGGCCTACCCAGCAGCTGTGATAGTCACGTTGAAG GACGTTGACAAATGGTCTTTCAACGTGTTTGCCCTTAATGATGCAAGCGGGGAACACAGCCTGAAATTCATGATGTATGAACTCTTCACCAGATATGACCTTATTAGCCGTTTCAAG ATTCCTGTGTCCTGCCTAATTTCATTTGCAGAAGCTCTGGAAGTTGGCTACAGCAAGTTCAAAAATCCATACCACAACCTGGTCCACGCGGCGGATGTCACCCAGACCGTCCATTACATCTTGCTTCACACAGGTCTAATG CACTGGCTCTCCGAACTGGAAATTTTAGCCATGGTCTTTGCAGCTGCTATCCATGATTATGAGCACACGGGAACTACGAACAACTTTCATATCCAGACCCG ATCGGACGTTGCAATTTTGTACAATGATCGTTCTGTTCTTGAGAATCACCACGTAAGCGCCGCATACCGACTCATGCAAGAAGAGGATATGAATATCCTGACGAATTTATCGAAAGATGATTGGAG GGAGCTCCGGGGTCTGGTCGTTGAAATGGTCTTATCTACAGATATGTCTGGCCATTTCCATCAGATAAAAACCATGAGGAACACCTTGCAACAACCAGAGGG GGTAGACAAGGGCAAAGCCATGTCTTTGGTTCTCCATGCAGCGGATATAAGCCATCCAGCAAAATCCTGGGATCTGCATCACAAGTGGACCATGGCCTTGATGGAAGAATTCTTTCTACAG GGAGATAAGGAGGCTGAGTTAGGActcccattttctcctctttGTGATCGCAAGTCTACAATGGTGGCTCAATCGCAAATAG GTTTCATTGACTTCATAGTGGAGCCAACGTTTTCTCTTCTGACCGACTCGACAGAGAGAATCGTTGTTCCTCTCATAGAGGAATCCTGCAGGTCAGAAAGTTCTTTGGGATCCCACAG TGATGGAGGGTTAACTGTCACCGACGCCCAGAAAAAAACAAGTGGAAAACTCACTTCCAACGAAGGCCCATCTTCCTCCAACTATTCCCTTGCATCTGTGGACCTGAAGGGCTTTAAGAACAACTTGGTGGATATCATTCAGCAGAATAAAGAGCGATGGAAAGAGTTGGCCCTGCAAG AACGCGTTCAGAGGCCTGACcggaaactgaaaaaaaaacacagaccATCCCCCGGTGCAAAGTTAGAGGACAAGGGATTCAGTTCAGACAGTAAGAGCGTTAAGGAAGGCAGTGATGGCCAATCCTTAGCGGGAGCATCAGCTCCCGACTCGGCGGCAAATCCAGTTTGGGATCTTCCTTCCGGTAGTCAGCCCCTGCTCCGGCTGAAATGGGGCACGATTCCTCATCCAGATGAGGAAAATCTCAAGGAGGGAGTGCGCACCAGATCAGAGCAGACCAAGAGCCCCAAGAGTGATAAAAGCTCACAGCCGGCTAGCTCGAGGAAACACTGA